GAGCCTGCCACGACTCCCGGCGACCACactctttttaaaaaatgtattataattaaaataaaaaattattaacattattttataaaacacaaataaattgataaaaatttatattttttataaaaaaaaaaaatattaatgaacaaattcaatattatgaattttaattaatttttctttgatTTTGGTTTTAAAACATTTGCTTTAAAAGCACCTTCTCCTGTTCTAAAAGGTGCAAATTTGCAAACaacaaaaactttttgtGCTCCTTGTGCAAAACCACATCCCATAGCAGTGAATTCTTTCCATACAATCATAGCAAAATGTTTTGAAGCATTTGTATAGTAATCATATGTATAATCAtgatttttttcttcttcataccattttttaatggcatctttatattcattaattGGGAATGATTGATAACTAGTTGTGTAATCTCTGttataatcatatttttctttattttctttgGCACATTCATCAGCCCATCTTTGAGCAGCTTTAACGGCATTGTCGTCTAATTTTAAAGGTTTGACTTGATGAATTTTACGCCTATTATTTACttgttttaaaaactaataaaaaaaaaattataaaatatatataaatataaataaatttaccaaatcatttaattttttggaatcaatttttatacGTTTAGATGGTAATAATGTTGTTGCCTTGGTTGTTGCTTTAGTTGtataaactttatatttgaaaataaagtttGTCATTTCTGAAATTGAATTAAAATGCATACCTTCATAgacatattttaattgaccatttattcttttaatacaataattatatgtaaatccattaattattattgttggAATAATAAgaagaataattaaaagacTACCAAAATtgaaatacatttttttcacttacgatttgataattttttgaatctttttcttattttataataattaagtGTTTACATAAtgtaatagtaataattttaaattatatttaatttagatTGCTGAAATAACATGGTTACatgttatattattgttattattaaaaacaattgtctttttttaatttttttatattttatccttacattgaataaatattttttttaggatatctttttaaagaaattaaaaatatttatttaataaatgtttacaataagttttatgtaaataattttgttcaATGCCATTGTTTCATAATTATAGAAGGtcgatttttaaaaaaataaaaatattttatactttatttaagatatttatacatataaaaaaacagttttattatatcatcaATGTTagttaaatattgtttttttttgtagtaaattattatcttttatgttattttttgataacttACTATAATACTGTAGTAAAAagatatgtatatatttccTACAGCGAacgtttttaaaaaaataaatacatgtGGTAAAGTGTCAATCACTGGcaactaatatttttatcataatattttttaattattttcctTGAAAATGCCTCCAAAACGACAAAGAAAGCCTCTTggaaaaactaaaaataagcAAGAAGTAGAAACAGTTTTTCATTTATCTGGTGACGAGGATGAAGATGAAACTAAGCTTATTGAGAGAACTGAATACAAGGATAGGATTCCAGAAACTTTGGAGCTCGATTTAATGGAATCAAGGACAACTGCTGAgaatttatctaaaaatattatgattttTTCAGATTATGATAGTGAGGAAAGTGAAGATGAAGAAGTAGGTATTAAGTCCAAACAatctttatcaaatttaaaaaacaatgcTAGTGTTACTCCTCTAACTAAAACTTTAGAAAACGATAATAGTAAAATTGAACTTGATTCAGAGAATCTTTCCAATATATCTCTTGAAGCATTGGAACACATGAAATCAAATGCCAAGGAATATGTGGAACAtgtatgtttatatataaatttatttttttttaatttaaattctttatagataaattatattaacaatCTAGAACCAGTATTCAATCATTTTCTTGAGAAATTTCCATCAACAAGCCAATTACATAAACTTTTTTCCCATTGCTACCACTTATCTATGTATGTTCGAAGTTTAAGTATGTTTGAATTGTTCAGAACAACTAATAATATGTCCAGTGTCATCGAAGATAAggataaaaaaacaattatatttgtaaaaaattttatggaTGTTGTATGTGATCAATTTCCCGAGATAGAGgaaataataactttattagATGATGAAACAGGAAATAAAGatgatttaaaagatatgTATGAAACTCTTGCTTCAGCTAATTGTGAGAAAATTATTGATATCTTAAATAATTTGGATGAAGATCATACAGAAGATGTTAGTAAGAAGGATGATTCTGAAGATGATCAATTAATGACAGACAGTGATGATGAATATGATGAAAACGTACTTAGAGATTTAAGAAGAGAAGATGACGTTGATAATAATGATGAGGTAGTAGAAACTCCTATTGAAAGAAGATTGGATCAGACAATAATTGACAATAAAGGTTATGTTCCAACaagtaaaaagaaaaagaaaactCCTGGAGTTAAAAGACGTCATCAATTTCAGAAAGCCTCTATCCGAAATAAATCTAATGGTCCTGGTGTCAGAAGGGAGATACCTAAACAAGATGGAGAAGCTCGAGGAATTAGAATTAATGTTGTTAAAAGTAGAAAGTTTTAgatatttaactttaaattgttgttgttttgtttttctttatatgtattttaaatgtatataaactTAGTAAATTCAATATAGTTTTGTTATAATCTATTgcaatacaaaaaaattttttggaCTTCGCATAGCTTAGGTCTAAATGAAAAATGAAATGAAACAAGTCACTTGTACCCTATAACTCCATAACTACTAGCTAACCAAATAAAAGGGTTAACATCTGTATCCATATTTTAAGTTACCTGTATTCAACTacattcaaaaaataaatgtttgcTGTACCAAATACATAGCTTAAGTAAATGAGTATTTagaattttaaagttaaatgtGTTAGacatctttatattttttaattattgttcATGTTGAAAacaatttctattttttctGTCATAGTTAAGAACAATTCTTGATATTTTCATCCGcttaatttattgtaatcATTCTTTATATCGTATTAaggattaaaaatataaatgaatattgAAAAAAGGCCTTTAATGGAAACTGATTAGTTGTAGAATCTAAAAATCAGTTTGtttttatcttcattttgAAGTAATATTTAGCAAAAAACAAAAACTTTTCTTAAATTCTTATAGTTATGAAAATTACCATATCTcatcaaaaatttatcacATCACTACAAGACTAGCTTCATTCGATTTCCCTTAAAAAGTTAGTCTAGAAAAACACGTTTCTGAAAAAAtatcttcaaaaatttttaaaattcaaaattggtctatatattttcaatttgaCTTTCAGAATGagcacaaaaaaaaacttttttttagaatttcgAAATGATATTGCATTCCTCTTatagcccttgaaaaatgaagaattttaaatataatcaaggcTATATCAAAACCAAAACTTGAGGAGTTGTGAGGAGTCAAAGTTAGAGGCGAAagtggggaatatttttagaaaaattccGACTTCATTCATGCAAttgaaaaagtttaaataaaaacatttattctAGATCGTTTTTTTGTGAGAAATCGAATGAGACTAGTCTCGTCTTCATACGACTTCTTAAATTCAAGATATGGTGGAAAATGTATCTTGAAAAAGTTTCAAGTATGAAACTCATAACTCAGGTAAATGACCTCCTAGAAGCATGAGACTAGATGCGCTGGGcttcttttaacttttaagatatagtctacgttgaaaaaattttctaaatttcaaccgttcttgagataCAGTGACTGGTATTTTTTCGCGCCTAATTtattgtcatcattttttatatctcaataattaattaagaTATGAAAAAAGTTTGAACGTAGACCCTAAATGAAAATTGAATAGTAGTTGATTCCAGAAATTTGTTTGTTCATATCTTAattttgaagcgagatacaaccaaaggcggaaattttttctaaatattcattgtccCGACATTTTAATAAGTCAGCTGAAACTTATCAGATTACAATGAGAATAGTTTCATTGAATTCCCTATGAAAAGTTGGTCTGAAACAACTTGTTCCTATAAAAATAGCTTTAATACTTTTCAAGATTCACAATTGGTCCAAATATTTCCAACATGACCTTCAGCAtgaatacaaaaaaaaattttttttttagaattttgaAATGATAATACTCTCATATGATAGCCCCTGAAGAATgaagaat
This Strongyloides ratti genome assembly S_ratti_ED321, chromosome : 2 DNA region includes the following protein-coding sequences:
- a CDS encoding Sas10 C-terminal domain-containing protein is translated as MPPKRQRKPLGKTKNKQEVETVFHLSGDEDEDETKLIERTEYKDRIPETLELDLMESRTTAENLSKNIMIFSDYDSEESEDEEVGIKSKQSLSNLKNNASVTPLTKTLENDNSKIELDSENLSNISLEALEHMKSNAKEYVEHINYINNLEPVFNHFLEKFPSTSQLHKLFSHCYHLSITTNNMSSVIEDKDKKTIIFVKNFMDVVCDQFPEIEEIITLLDDETGNKDDLKDMYETLASANCEKIIDILNNLDEDHTEDVSKKDDSEDDQLMTDSDDEYDENVLRDLRREDDVDNNDEVVETPIERRLDQTIIDNKGYVPTSKKKKKTPGVKRRHQFQKASIRNKSNGPGVRREIPKQDGEARGIRINVVKSRKF
- a CDS encoding CAP domain-containing protein — translated: MYFNFGSLLIILLIIPTIIINGFTYNYCIKRINGQLKYVYEVYTTKATTKATTLLPSKRIKIDSKKLNDLFLKQVNNRRKIHQVKPLKLDDNAVKAAQRWADECAKENKEKYDYNRDYTTSYQSFPINEYKDAIKKWYEEEKNHDYTYDYYTNASKHFAMIVWKEFTAMGCGFAQGAQKVFVVCKFAPFRTGEGAFKANVLKPKSKKN